A single region of the Anguilla rostrata isolate EN2019 chromosome 11, ASM1855537v3, whole genome shotgun sequence genome encodes:
- the LOC135234884 gene encoding THAP domain-containing protein 6-like isoform X1: MPDSCAAWGCTNRRTVQTRSRGITFHKFPKAKELRRQWEVAVRREDFSASQSSLLCSEHFKPEDFDRTGQTVRIRDGAKPSVFIFPTHIQRPVATRTTQASRKAEESLSVDCSLHFQETEPLPNVDHSYALPASPTGLKARLSEALARVESLEREMRNAKDRERRAKNTVHGLLEDLRGKNLINEELKERLNFYSDLPIDLLSKQGHEFTKDQREFALTLHLHGPKAYNYLRESLHLNLPNPHTLQRWKSSVDAKPGLNMMMLDM, from the exons ATGCCTGACTCGTGTGCAGCTTGGGGCTGTACAAATCGTCGCACAGTCCAAACCAGATCTCGGGGAATTACCTTTCACAA GTTTCCCAAAGCGAAAGAGTTGAGGAGGCAGTGGGAAGTAGCTGTAAGAAGGGAAGATTTTTCCGCCAGTCAGTCGTCCCTGCTCTGCAGTGAGCACTTCAAGCCGGAGGACTTCGACAGGACCGGTCAGACTGTCAGGATTAGAGATGGAGCTAAACCATCTGTCTTTATTTTCCCGACTCATATCCAAAGA CCAGTGGCAACCAGGACAACACAAGCCTCAAGGAAGGCTGAAGAGAGCCTGTCAGTGGACTGTTCTCTGCATTTCCAAGAGACTGAACCTCTGCCTAATGTT GACCACTCCTATGCATTGCCTGCATCTCCCACTGGTCTAAAGGCCAGACTCAGTGAAGCCTTGGCTAGGGTGGAGAGTCTGGAGCGAGAGATGAGGAACGCAAAGGACCGAGAACGGAGGGCAAAGAACACAGTGCATGGTCTTCTGGAGGATCTGAGGGGGAAGAACCTCATAAATGAAGAGCTGAAAGAGAGGCTCAATTTCTACTCag ATCTTCCAATAGACCTCCTGTCAAAACAGGGCCATGAGTTCACAAAAGACCAGAGGGAGTTTGCCCTCACTCTCCACCTACATGGTCCAAAAGCATATAACTATCTGAGAGAGTCTCTCCATCTTAACCTCCCAAATCCACATACATTGCAAAG gTGGAAGAGTTCCGTGGATGCCAAGCCTGGCCTCAACATGATGATGTTGGACATGTAG
- the LOC135234884 gene encoding THAP domain-containing protein 6-like isoform X2, with product MPDSCAAWGCTNRRTVQTRSRGITFHKFPKAKELRRQWEVAVRREDFSASQSSLLCSEHFKPEDFDRTGQTVRIRDGAKPSVFIFPTHIQRPVATRTTQASRKAEESLSVDCSLHFQETEPLPNVDHSYALPASPTGLKARLSEALARVESLEREMRNAKDRERRAKNTVHGLLEDLRGKNLINEELKERLNFYSGGRVPWMPSLAST from the exons ATGCCTGACTCGTGTGCAGCTTGGGGCTGTACAAATCGTCGCACAGTCCAAACCAGATCTCGGGGAATTACCTTTCACAA GTTTCCCAAAGCGAAAGAGTTGAGGAGGCAGTGGGAAGTAGCTGTAAGAAGGGAAGATTTTTCCGCCAGTCAGTCGTCCCTGCTCTGCAGTGAGCACTTCAAGCCGGAGGACTTCGACAGGACCGGTCAGACTGTCAGGATTAGAGATGGAGCTAAACCATCTGTCTTTATTTTCCCGACTCATATCCAAAGA CCAGTGGCAACCAGGACAACACAAGCCTCAAGGAAGGCTGAAGAGAGCCTGTCAGTGGACTGTTCTCTGCATTTCCAAGAGACTGAACCTCTGCCTAATGTT GACCACTCCTATGCATTGCCTGCATCTCCCACTGGTCTAAAGGCCAGACTCAGTGAAGCCTTGGCTAGGGTGGAGAGTCTGGAGCGAGAGATGAGGAACGCAAAGGACCGAGAACGGAGGGCAAAGAACACAGTGCATGGTCTTCTGGAGGATCTGAGGGGGAAGAACCTCATAAATGAAGAGCTGAAAGAGAGGCTCAATTTCTACTCag gTGGAAGAGTTCCGTGGATGCCAAGCCTGGCCTCAACATGA
- the fance gene encoding Fanconi anemia group E protein isoform X2, translating into MDADDLLQRFDGRSRLLLRSLLSGVKAARRALWVFRRQRRCEPDLFIHACMDTLCQYEPCLDGEALTMRPLVCLFPVAFKRNLLSFLHLVHLMLPRPSLVCLLDCLSQDPSRDPWIRALLGQLRRDLQPQTCSKDPLLTPQGRERLGELCGRLASCGGLGARERFSWFSGLVPVDLPGPESERKRTSESAGFDVDGVAIRSKRRRTDGAGGGKAPSETDQLQLGWSQLTGDIETVPMETVPTETVPVETVPVGGAVEPQQLSAMGPSSVLPEHIKASVPRIKELLETEWDQGSSSVLQVLNECDPSQVELLCEALCLSEVPEQTLPQFITSLLGLSPDLSFSTAATLIRSLFLGKVHSLSEPASRCLVTAMTSLCNRYPRSTCFTLIGPVLEAGQTGSAQAELLCRLIEDCLEPHYQILVFERALAVAWSEGVLSVIHTLLDSQVNATHKHSLACSLDLNQTFLKKSLQAALKRISPA; encoded by the exons ATGGATGCAGATGATCTGTTGCAGCGGTTTGACGGTCGCTCCAGGCTGCTTCTACGGTCGCTGCTGTCGGGTGTCAAAGCGGCTCGTAGGGCGCTATGGGTGTTCCGCCGTCAGCGACGCTGTGAGCCAGACCTCTTCATACACGCTTGCATGGACACCCTGTGCCAATACGAACCGTGTTTGGACGGGGAAGCTTTAACTAT GAGGCCGCTGGTGTGTCTTTTCCCTGTTGCTTTCAAACGCAATCTGCTGTCCTTCCTGCACCTGGTCCACCTCATGCTCCCGCGACCAAGCTTGGTCTGCCTGTTGGACTGCCTCAGTCAGGACCCCAGCCGCGACCCATGGATTCGGGCACTGCTTGGACAGCTACGTCGGGACCTGCAGCCGCAGACCTGCAGTAAGGACCCTCTGCTCACCCcgcagggcagagagagactgggggaGCTGTGCGGGAGGCTGGCGTCCTGTGGCGGATTAGGAGCCCGCGAGCGCTTTTCCTGGTTCAGCGGGCTGGTCCCTGTGGACCTTCCGGGTCCTGAGTCTGAGAGGAAGAGGACCAGTGAGAGTGCAGGGTTCGATGTGGATGGAGTGGCGATCCGaagcaagaggaggaggacggacGGGGCTGGCGGGGGGAAGGCGCCTTCAGAAACCGATCAACTCCAGCTGGGGTGGTCACAACTCACAGGTGATATTGAGACGGTTCCCATGGAGACCGTTCCCACGGAGACTGTTCCTGTGGAGACCGTTCCCGTGGGGGGTGCCGTCGAACCACAGCAGCTATCGGCTATGGGTCCAAGTAGCGTTCTCCCTGAGCACATTAAG GCTTCTGTTCCTCGAATCAAGGAACTGTTGGAGACAGAG TGGGATCAGGGCTCCTCTTCAGTCCTCCAAGTGCTGAACGAATGTGACCCATCccag GTGGAGCTTTTGTGTGAAGCTCTTTGTTTGTCGGAGGTGCCAGAGCAGACCCTGCCTCAGTTCATCACCTCACTGCTGGGCCTGTCTCCAGACCTCAGCTTCAGCACGGCCGCTACGCTAATCCGTAGCCTCTTCCTGGGAAAG GTTCACAGTCTGTCAGAACCTGCTTCCCGTTGCCTGGTTACAGCAATGACCTCACTCTGCAACCGCTACCCCCGCTCGACCTGTTTCACTCTCATTGGCCCGGTCCTGGAGGCGGGGCAAACGG GCAGTGCACAGGCTGAGCTGCTCTGTAGGCTGATTGAGGACTGCCTGGAACCCCATTATCAGATCCTGGTGTTTGA gCGGGCGTTGGCAGTGGCGTGGAGCGAGGGCGTGCTGTCCGTCATCCACACCCTGCTGGACTCTCAG